The following nucleotide sequence is from Aedes aegypti strain LVP_AGWG chromosome 3, AaegL5.0 Primary Assembly, whole genome shotgun sequence.
cttttctgctctggaggacggccgcgtaggtcacttttcccttagccaccatacgtcttttcgccacgtattcatcctcaAAAGTTCCCCTCTTTCGCATCATGTATCgaaaaatatcatcagatatattcgcgttgtctgtgaaggaaaacacttcaaTCTGACACGACTTAGTGTCTCTTTTGCCTTGCCAAGTAgtgccttggctttctcgtaatCCTgttttgcagctaggactgattgtcacAATTTcggtagacttgttttcaagtctttgctgatattacTTTTGCTCTTAACAAACTCAATGATGACATtgagttgctcagcagctacctgcattttcgggaggtactccctattgcgatccatggcctcgtgCCTGCTGTCGTCACAGtgtctaggcttttgcccacactgttctcacttaagttgatgttggtcgcctccttttttggcgggaaccttagccggttactgatggGTCCAGCCTCTCCTTcgcattccgctagttgtttgtgttggttgatcatctcttatggccgccctaagagccgctatccatctccgctggaatagtcacCCTTATGATCCCAttgttatctatgcaagcaggaaggccatgctagggttgacatagttcTTTATGGgatactatgttcagagccggatcggcgcaagtcaggtaatggcatctgagcctactcccgcccagttggaacaaccagaCGACAGATTTGGAACGTAATCTAAGgactgccacggttttacgagATGAGGGCAGCCTGCTCCATTAGCCGTTTCAGGCCAGTATCACCCGACCCTACTTAGGGAGTAGAATGTCGTCCGCTCTTTGTATTCATTGATCCTTGCCGTCACGAAACTATATTTCTATTACTTAGATTTCCCGTCTACTAGGATGGTCTACTAGGTCTAGGATGGACTTTCTTCCGTGATGGCAAGTACATTCAAAATCGATGTTTCATCCATTTCCTCCTCGGGAATGAGCTTGATATCCTTGTGACCGTTGTTGATTGTATGCATAATCGTGGATCTTTCGCTTAATAACGCTGAATATATCGTCGATGTTTCTTCATCATTTGTCTGACAATAATCCATGTTTCTTCAGAATATCCTCCATATTCGCCATAAAACAGCCTACATAAGAACAGGTACAGAGGGATTTCGATGGGGAATCCTTTCGTCTGCTTGTATAAACTTGCTAGAAATACGAAGAAGTTCTCGTCCAGGCACAACCTGCGATTGGGGCATGTTTGTCTTGACATTTCCTTGGATACGTTAAGGATCTCGCATGTTTTTGTCAACGACAGAAATGAGTAAACACATGTTACCTAGAATTTTTTGTACCTTGGTGTAGAATCCAATTAATCTCATTATTGTACTGGTTTATGTTCGAATATGCCGCGGCTGTGGGACTAGAAATGAATTAGATAATTAAATATCGAAATGTCAAAGGGTCGAATGAAAACCACGGCGAATCTACAATAGGTCAAATGTGATCCAGAATTGTAATCGTACAGTATCCTAATTACTTAGGGACACATACAGGGATCATAGGGTCCATATTCCTAGCGTTCGGTCCCAGTTTTATCGATGTTCTGGCCCCAGTTATCGAAGTACGACCGACTTCTTTTAGGATACCGGTCATAGCATAAGTGTGAAATTCAGAATTTGAGAACTTTTACGATAAGCTTATTAGTATAAACTGTTAATTAATCGTAAAAAATCAATTGTAAATATGTAATAACAAAGCAAGTTAACAAAAGTAACTGAACTATGAATGAATCAGATGTCCATCATCCCATCCGTGAATCATCCGTCGTTATATGACTCATCATCACTACAGCAAACTACTCAAGTGTGATATGGGCCGTGCACTCGATTCCCCTCTGCCAGAAGCAATTATCACTGCCCGAGCCGGCGGACCTCTGGTATATTCCATTATTAACGAGTCGATTGTTTTCGCTTTGCTCCCAACAGCAATAGCGAGCAACGATCACGCGCAGCAAAAGTTCTACGGAACGCACATAAGCCTGTAGATTGTGTATATGCTAGCATCTCCTCTGGATTTTCCACATCGTTCGTTGTCATCGTCTTAAAATTGCGCAGTGCTCCGCGGCGTACATTACATACATGTAGATAGATGATTACCTTAGTTATATAAGATCAACTATATTCATGAAACATGTTTATACGGCAGAAGTTATTCAATCCTCGACTAATCAATGGATACCTTTGATTGACGCATCTGTGGTGATCACCAATCAATTTGATTCAGATCTCGCACTCGGCGGTATCGCTATTATAAGCCGCTAATATCGAGTAGGTGGTTCGAGAATGCGCGCCAACACACATGTCTATGTCTACGTATGCAGGCAATTAACGTTTATGGCAACACCCTAGTGGAGGGCTCAACCTCAATAatgatattttaaataattcctTCTCTTTCGATTTGTTTCTACCCCATAATTGCAGGCAGTCGCCATTATCTGCATCGGGCTCATCGACGACCCAGCCAATAACTCCAGGCTTCGACCGTTCGCGACAACACGCACCATCGCACTTGCTTATTCGACCTTCGTGCCCTTCCTGATGTTTTCGGTGATTTACCTGTTCGGCAAAGTCATCAGAGAGAAGTAAGTGTCGTGCGATGCAAATTGCAGTTTAGGGAAGAAGCACCAGTAGTTAACGACATTTttcaagatgattttttttctgtaaaacggCGTATGATAATCCAATTGGCTATAATTGGCACtgtggccaaaaccggtgcgtCTACCCTAAATTAATGTGCATGCACGAAAAGTTAATACATCGCATCAAGAAGGCTTGGTACTACGTATGAAACACAAACAAAAGAAATATCTTGATTGTTAAATGCTATCCACAGACAAATAGACGTAACACTCGACGGATATTTTAACCCGTATAAGCCTGGGTGAAAGTAAAataactaaaactctcaccgctgaGCGACTGTTTAACGAATAAATTTTGTCAGTGCACTCGTACTCACATTTAGTTTCTCAGAACGGCCAAAGGAACTCGAAAATTTTTATGTGACCGGAGTTATCCAGGTGGATAACTGGGTCGGGTTGGGTGACCCTGTAGGTAGGTAAATTTCAAGTCGCAGATAGTTCTCAGAATCGGCCATAATGTAGACGCTATTTCAAAGCGATGAGAGTTTTGCTACTTTTGCTTTTACTCAGGCCTATACAGGTTAACCCATATCTTCCCAGCAATGGGGAAAAACGGATTACTTGATTTTAGCTTCAATGGAATGTCTTATTTTTCGAGGAGTATTTGAAGTTGCTGCTCACCAATCTGGATTTATTCCGGCTGAAATGAAGGAAATCCGTAAAAAAATGTCGAAATGGctgcattttgattttttttcctcatttgctgGGCGGATGCAGATTAACgattgattcaaaaatttgatatttcgTCATTTGTGCATCCGTAGTGCtaacatcatttttgtttgcGTTTTACGTGCACACTCCATCTAAGCAGATACAACAAATTATAATACATTAAGCATTAATAAAGTATTATAATGGATTTATCGACCATAATTCCGATCGATAATTGTTCTaaatgttacgtctgtttgtctgtgcataTATTTACAAAACTTGGCTCTTGATATGTATTCATTAGAACCTAATCATTCTCTAATTCTCAAACAGCATTCCGTGgaagcttcagtcactgctgaATCTGACGGCATTCATATTGTATCTCGCGACGGCTATTTGCATCCTGCATGACTGGTCGGAAACGAAAAACCGAAACTATTGGCCGCCAAACACACAACGGTGAGTAACGCATTCATTTAGTATACCTACAGAGAACACCTACAATTCAACCAACGTTTTACCCTTGCTTACAGAATGGATTTCCTTTGCGGTGCAGGGTCTGTGGCAGTTGTTGGTGCTTTGCTGTACCTGCTGGATCTGATTGTTACGACAAGGTTGGGCGCCAAGGGCGAAATCGAATAATCAAGGCGAAGATGCGTAATTTTCATAGCTGTAAATAACAATCTTATTAAGTAGTTGAGGTGTTGAGCCTCAACGCTTattttataaaacaaaaatcGCAAGCAGCCGACAAACGGAATTCCCTCCATTCGCAGCAGAGCCTACCAGAGCATCTCGTACCGAGGACATGTAAATTTACGGACCAAAAACTAGATCATAGGACTACACAACATACTTTAAGTTTAAGAGAgtaacattttaattatttttacgaCTATTTTACCGATGCATCCGTCCGAAGAATTTAACATCGAAGAAACCACGatcgaaaaaacaaaaactacaTTCCAATCTCAGCAAACCGTGGGACTGACTACGTTTTCATGGTATCAAAGCCATATTGTTTTTCGTTTAGCTTTAGAATGAATGTACAAATTACGCTCTTCATGTATGAAACCTTTGTCATTTACCAGCCATTTTAAATAAACGAAATAAACGTTTTAACTAAATAGTATTAGGTCAATagttttttattgtttccagAGT
It contains:
- the LOC5574129 gene encoding uncharacterized protein LOC5574129 isoform X1, producing MARKQNYELKLIAANRTAARTICLKENEAIVTVVLSTDSNFSDSNMNIEISRLTMASNDQSGTDQTDRGLRKEYFGNGGGFGRFLPPVFKLLELAVAIICIGLIDDPANNSRLRPFATTRTIALAYSTFVPFLMFSVIYLFGKVIRENIPWKLQSLLNLTAFILYLATAICILHDWSETKNRNYWPPNTQRMDFLCGAGSVAVVGALLYLLDLIVTTRLGAKGEIE
- the LOC5574129 gene encoding uncharacterized protein LOC5574129 isoform X2, giving the protein MNIEISRLTMASNDQSGTDQTDRGLRKEYFGNGGGFGRFLPPVFKLLELAVAIICIGLIDDPANNSRLRPFATTRTIALAYSTFVPFLMFSVIYLFGKVIRENIPWKLQSLLNLTAFILYLATAICILHDWSETKNRNYWPPNTQRMDFLCGAGSVAVVGALLYLLDLIVTTRLGAKGEIE
- the LOC5574129 gene encoding uncharacterized protein LOC5574129 isoform X3, with product MASNDQSGTDQTDRGLRKEYFGNGGGFGRFLPPVFKLLELAVAIICIGLIDDPANNSRLRPFATTRTIALAYSTFVPFLMFSVIYLFGKVIRENIPWKLQSLLNLTAFILYLATAICILHDWSETKNRNYWPPNTQRMDFLCGAGSVAVVGALLYLLDLIVTTRLGAKGEIE